The sequence below is a genomic window from Thalassoroseus pseudoceratinae.
CAAATCCTTCACGTAAATGACAGCGGAGGTATTATCGACCAAATCCCTCAGATACGGCTCACCATCGGGAACTGGTGGAAACTCCGCGTTCATAGAATTGGTTTCAGATTGGTCGTGTGAACCCACGGGGAACCTCGAAAGGATAGACGTCGTAACTGAATAGTCGACGACTGCACTCTACTTTACGAGAACTTCACGCTTGTTTCACGTGATCACCCGCGATTTTTGACCTGGAACACCGAAAAACAACACCAGAACAAAAGCACATTTTGATCCATATTCGTCCCCCCCATATCAGATTTTCGAAGAATCCCACAGACATTTTGGTTGCCTCTACGACAATCTGGCCGAGATTCACCCAACATTTCCTTGCGAACCGCCACCACCTGAGAACACACAAAGCCAACCAAGATAATGCCTTACAACACAAGCACCACCTTCCTCCACCTTCGGCACGCAATCTGCATCAAGGTTGATTCATAATTGAGACCACTACTGAGGACTTACCATGACAACCGCTACAGAGCTCGAAAGCCAAAAGCCAGTTCGCCGCGTGGAACCGCACGAGATTCAGAAAGACGCCCGCACCGCACCGCCGCTCTCAGACGAACAACGGATGGAGCGGTTGCGGAAAGTGACACGAACGATGGACGAAGCCTTCTCGCTGCCGGGCACGAACTTCCGTGTCGGTTGGGATTCCGTGATCGGCCTCGTTCCCGTCGTCGGCGACTTGGCAACCACGGTCGTCTCGGGATGGGTGATCCGGGAAGCTCGGCAAATGGGTATTTCCCGCTGGCAAGCCGTTCGGATGCTCGGCAACGTCGGCATCGACATGGTTGTCGGTCTTGTCCCCGGTCTGGGAGACGTGGCCGACGCCGCGTTCAAGGCCAATACGAAGAACATGAAGATTCTGGAAAAGCACGTCGAGAAGCAACAACGCAAAGCCGCGAAGTAGTGTGTTAGAACGCTCGACCTAAGAAAAAAGTCAGAACGCTGGGTTACCTGATCGTAACCCAGCGTTCTTTTTTGCAATCGCCGTTTTCAGCCAGTCGTGGGCGACCGATTAATCGGTGTTGCCGGCCCACTCTTGTAGGGATTTCACCTGTGGGATCGGATTCGCAGCGAGTGCTTCCAGGGCTTGGACGACAGCCAAACAACCGGGGAGCGTGGTGACACACGGAACGCCATAGGCGACGGCGGCGGAGCGAATTTGTCCTTCATCGGTGCGAGCACCTTTGCCGCTGGGCGTGTTAAAGATGAACTGCACTTCGCCGTTAGCCATCTTGTCGAGAATGTTCGGTCGCCCTTCTTGCACCTTGCGGACCGTCTCAATCTCCACACCGGCTTCGCGGATCGTCTGAGCGGTCCCCGATGTGCCGATAAGGTTGTAACCCAGTGCGTGCAACCGTTTGGCCGCGTCGACAACTCGGGACTTGTAGCGGTGAGCCATCGAGATGAATACCGTTCCTTCCATCGGCAACGATGACCCGGCAGCAACTTGGCTTTTCGCAAACGCGAGCGGGAAGGAATCGTGAATGCCCATCACTTCGCCGGTCGAACGCATCTCCGGTCCCAGGATGATGTCCACACCCGAGAACCGATTGAACGGGAACACGCTTTCTTTCACCGAGCAGTGCCCGGGGGTGATTTCTTCGATGATGCCTTGATCCGTCAGTGAAATTCCCGCCATGACTTTCGCGGCGATTCGAGCCAGCGAACGGTTGGTCGCCTTGGAAACAAACGGAGCCGTCCGGCTGGCACGCGGGTTGACTTCCAAGATGTAAACCGTGTAGTTCGTGCCCGCGGACCAAATTCCGCTGGCATCGGCAGGTGGTTCGTCTTCTTCCCCAATGTCGATTTTGACCGCGAACTGCAAATTCATCAGTCCACGCACATCGAGTTCTTTGGCCAGGGCGTAAGTCGCTTGCTTAATTTCGTCGATGACTTCGTCGGGCAGTGAGTGAGGCGGCAATGCACACGCGGAATCTCCTGAGTGGACACCGGCTTCCTCGATGTGCTCCATCACGCCGCCAACCAACGCGATTTCACCGTCGGCAATACAATCGACATCGACTTCAATCGCGTCTTCCAAGAACTTGTCGATCAGCACCGGTTTCTCCGGCGAAGCATCGACGGCTTCTCGCATGTATCGCACGAGTTGGCTTTGATCGTAGCAAATCTCCATGGCTCGTCCGCCGAGCACGTAACTCGGCCGCACCAAGACCGGATACCCGATTCGATCCGCAATGGCACGGGCGGCATCGGCGTTGGTCGCGGTGCCGTTCGGCGGTTGACGCAAATCCAGTTTCTGCAGGATCGCTTGGAAACGGTCGCGGTCTTCGGCGGCGTCGATCATGTCTGGACTTGTCCCGATGATCGGCACCCCCGCGGCTTCCAACCCCCGAGCCAAGTTCAGCGGTGTCTGCCCACCAAACTGGACGATTACACCATCCGGTTCGAGACGGTCGTAGATATTAAGGACGTCTTCAGTCGTGAGCGGTTCGAAGAACAGCATGTCGCTGGTGTCGTAGTCGGTCGAAACCGTTTCTGGGTTCGAGTTGACCATCACACTTTCGATGCCGAGTTCCTTCAACGCGAACGCCGCCTGACAGCAGCAGTAATCGAACTCGATCCCCTGCCCGATCCGGTTCGGTCCGCCACCGAGGATCATCACCCGTGTGTGCGGCGAGGAATGGTTCGCATGTTCCGGAATCGGCTCCCCCTTCGGTCCGCGTTCGGTGCCGGGTGTTTCGTCCTCGTCCTCGTAGGTGGAATAGTAATACGGTGTGTAGGCTTCAAATTCGGCCGCACAAGTATCGACCAGTTTGAACGTCGCCGCGATCCCCAGCTTCTTCCGGCGACGACGGACATCCATTTCGGTGGAATTCCACCAGAGCGCGAGTTGTTTGTCTGAGTACCCGGCGCGTTTGGCTCGACGAATCAGATCCGCGTCGATGTCTTCCAACCGCTCGAACTGACGAAGTTCATCTTCCAATTCGACCAATTCACGGATGTGATGCAAGAACCACGGGTCAATTCCGGTAAGTTCCTGAATGGTCTCGACGGTCATTCCGGCTTTAAATGCAAAGCGGAGGAAGAAGATGCGATCGGATTGCGGCACGGAAAGTTTCCGGCGGATTTCGTCTTCGGCCGGCTGATTTTCGCCGCCCCACAAGTCGGGTTTGCCCCCGCTGAGGCCGAACGCACCGATCTCCAACCCTCGCAACGCCTTCTGGAACGATTCCTTGAACGTCCGTCCGATCGCCATGGTTTCGCCAACGCTTTTCATCGAGATCGTCAGCGTGGGGTCGGCTTCGGGGAATTTTTCGAAAGTCCAACGAGGAATTTTCGTGACGACATAATCAATCGTCGGCTCGAAACAGGCGAGCGTTTCGCGAGTGATGTCGTTGCGGATTTCGTCCAAACGATAGCCGACCGCCAACTTCGCAGCGATTTTGGCAATTGGGAAACCGGTGGCTTTCGAGGCGAGTGCCGACGAACGGCTCACTCGCGGATTCATTTCGATGATCGTCATCCGCCCGGTTTTCGGATTGACGGCGAACTGCACGTTCGACCCGCCAGTTTCCACACCGATCTCCCGCATGCAGGCGATCGTCGCGTCCCGCATGCGTTGGTATTCTTTGTCAGTCAGCGTTTGAGCCGGGGCGACCGTGATGGAATCCCCCGTGTGCACGCCCATCGGATCGAGGTTTTCGATGGCACAAATGATGACGACGTTGTCGGCCACGTCACGCATCACTTCCATCTCGTACTCTTTCCAGCCGAGAATGGATTCCTCTAACAGCACTTCGCCGGCTGGCGAAAGTTTCAGCCCCTGCCGAACTTTCGACTCAAATTCCTCTTTGTTGTAAGCAACACCGCCGCCCGCGCCACCGAGCGTGTAGCTCGCACGGATGATCATCGGCAGACCGATCTCACGAAGTGCCTGCCGGGCTTCATCGAGGTTCCGCACGATCTGGCTGCGTGGTACATCCAAACCGATTTTGACCATCGCTTCCTTGAACGACTCGCGTTCTTCGGCCTTGGCGATGACTTCCTCTTTGGCACCGATCAGTTCCACGCCGAGTTGCTGCAGAATCCCACGGCGTGCGAGATCCATCGCCGTGTTCAAGCCGGTCTGGCCACCAAGTGTGGGCAAGAGCGCATCGGGTTTTTCTTTTTCGATCACCTTCTGGACGTATTGCCAGGTAATCGGCTCCACGTAGGTGCGGTCGGCCACCTCCGGGTCAGTCATGATGGTCGCCGGGTTGGAATTGACCAGCACAACTTCGTACCCTTCTTCCCGCAAGGATTTGCACGCTTGCGTTCCGGAGTAGTCGAATTCGCAGGCTTGGCCAATCACAATAGGGCCAGAACCGATGATCAGAATTTTTTGGATGTCGTCGCGTCGAGGCACGGGAGGATGGCGGGTTGGAGGATGAATTCAGGATGTGCGCATTCGCAGCGCAAAATTTCACCAACACTAGCAAGCTCCGCCGGAGATTCAAGTTTGAACGACCTGTTTGAAGCGAGTTGACACCGAATTCGCGAGTGAAACCGGAAGAGCCGATCCGAATACGCCAAATTTCAGGAGTATCCACAAAACCATGAGCCGATTCGACGCCCCGATGTTTCAACCCCATTGGTTGATTCGTGGCGGGCACGCCCAAACGATTGCCGGAACGTATCTGCGATCGGTCGACAAACTCGAAGAAACGAT
It includes:
- a CDS encoding DUF4112 domain-containing protein; this encodes MTTATELESQKPVRRVEPHEIQKDARTAPPLSDEQRMERLRKVTRTMDEAFSLPGTNFRVGWDSVIGLVPVVGDLATTVVSGWVIREARQMGISRWQAVRMLGNVGIDMVVGLVPGLGDVADAAFKANTKNMKILEKHVEKQQRKAAK
- the carB gene encoding carbamoyl-phosphate synthase large subunit; the protein is MPRRDDIQKILIIGSGPIVIGQACEFDYSGTQACKSLREEGYEVVLVNSNPATIMTDPEVADRTYVEPITWQYVQKVIEKEKPDALLPTLGGQTGLNTAMDLARRGILQQLGVELIGAKEEVIAKAEERESFKEAMVKIGLDVPRSQIVRNLDEARQALREIGLPMIIRASYTLGGAGGGVAYNKEEFESKVRQGLKLSPAGEVLLEESILGWKEYEMEVMRDVADNVVIICAIENLDPMGVHTGDSITVAPAQTLTDKEYQRMRDATIACMREIGVETGGSNVQFAVNPKTGRMTIIEMNPRVSRSSALASKATGFPIAKIAAKLAVGYRLDEIRNDITRETLACFEPTIDYVVTKIPRWTFEKFPEADPTLTISMKSVGETMAIGRTFKESFQKALRGLEIGAFGLSGGKPDLWGGENQPAEDEIRRKLSVPQSDRIFFLRFAFKAGMTVETIQELTGIDPWFLHHIRELVELEDELRQFERLEDIDADLIRRAKRAGYSDKQLALWWNSTEMDVRRRRKKLGIAATFKLVDTCAAEFEAYTPYYYSTYEDEDETPGTERGPKGEPIPEHANHSSPHTRVMILGGGPNRIGQGIEFDYCCCQAAFALKELGIESVMVNSNPETVSTDYDTSDMLFFEPLTTEDVLNIYDRLEPDGVIVQFGGQTPLNLARGLEAAGVPIIGTSPDMIDAAEDRDRFQAILQKLDLRQPPNGTATNADAARAIADRIGYPVLVRPSYVLGGRAMEICYDQSQLVRYMREAVDASPEKPVLIDKFLEDAIEVDVDCIADGEIALVGGVMEHIEEAGVHSGDSACALPPHSLPDEVIDEIKQATYALAKELDVRGLMNLQFAVKIDIGEEDEPPADASGIWSAGTNYTVYILEVNPRASRTAPFVSKATNRSLARIAAKVMAGISLTDQGIIEEITPGHCSVKESVFPFNRFSGVDIILGPEMRSTGEVMGIHDSFPLAFAKSQVAAGSSLPMEGTVFISMAHRYKSRVVDAAKRLHALGYNLIGTSGTAQTIREAGVEIETVRKVQEGRPNILDKMANGEVQFIFNTPSGKGARTDEGQIRSAAVAYGVPCVTTLPGCLAVVQALEALAANPIPQVKSLQEWAGNTD